The window ACTGCACCGTTAACAAACGGTATTAAAAAGCCAATAACACTTCCGAGAAATAATGTTATCCGGTTAGTTTTGTAATCATCATTCTTCAGGATAAAGAAAATAGACATCCCAAGCCAGGTTAAAAAGTAAAACTTGTAAATATATGCCTGTCCTGCCATGCTGTTCAGCTTAACCGCTATAAATGCCAGTGCTGTTACCGGGTACATACTCAGGCATACGGCAAGGTATACATTAACCAGTCTGCGATTAAAGCGTTTCTTCTTTTCCGGGATGCTTTTCTTTTCTCTTGCCACCAGCCAGATTAAAACTCCGGATATAATTACAAAACAGGTAATAATACCTAAAATAAAAGAGACCACTCTTAATCCATACCCCCCGTAATCGCCAAAATGAAGCCTGTACAACAGATTTTTAACTACATCTGTATATGTCGTTTCTTTTAAAGGGTCTTTAACGGCTATCTCCTCTCCTGTTTCAACCTTATATACAACGTGGCCACTGCTCGAAAGCTGGTCTTTATACAACAATTCGCCTCCAACTTTAACTTCCATGCTGGTATCGCCGTAATTCCTGATATATACTGAAGTAGCGTGAAAACCTTCCCATCTTTTTTCGGTTTGCTCTACATAATCGTTTATACTGTATGTTTTTTCCAACTTTAACGCATTGTACGCTATCGGTACTTCACTATAGCCAAAATCCTGATAGAGTTTATTAGCATTCCCGTCATATAGAACCGATATCCCCGGAAACAATAAGAGTCCCTTAATCATAAAAAATGCCCCGGTTACCGCCAGTACGAACTGAAATGGTACCCCCAAGATCCCTAACGCCGTATGAGCGTCTGTCCATATCGTTTTCAATTTTGCCTTGGGCCTGAACACATAAAAATTTGAAACGATCTTTTTCCAGTGCACCAGAACACCTGTTACAATGGCAAATAAAAAGAATAATGCCACAAAACCTGCCAGGTGATAGCCGTACGGATAAGGTATCTGGGTAAAAAAATGCAAACGATATAAAAATTCGCCCAACTGATATTGTTCTGTATAATTGGAAATACTGTAGTTCTTTGAATCAAGGTAGAAGAATCCCGGAACCTTGCTTTGTTTGGCCACCAACGTATCTTTCGCCGGTGTAACAGATACGCTTACGTTTCTTTCGATATGCGACTGCCTGAACCATACATCTGAACTGTACAGGTTGTACTGTCTCGCTACATGATTTAAAGCTTCGTCGTAATTAAGCAGTATCTCATCATTTACGACCTCCGATTCTTTTTGTAATGCTCCCTGGTTGCGTTCCCAGTTATTTATATCATCCCTGAAAAAAGAAAAGGAGCCTGCAAAGAAAATCACATATAACAGGGCGCTGATAATAATACCGCTGACGGTATGCAGGTGAAAAAATATATTGTAGTTTTTTACATTCATATACAAAAAATTAGAGGTTTGCGCAATAGGTAGCTAAACAACAAATTCCTGATAAAAGAAGGTATGCAGCCCAGACCTTCCATCCGTTTTTAGCCAGAAAAGCAAGAATCATTAATGTTATCCATAACATAAAGCCCGTAAATGTCATGGTTATAAGTACTACCGTCTTATCGAACCAGGAACTCAGTGCCAGATGAAACGTTACCGTTACAAGGTACCCGCCAAGAATGGCTGCTGTTATTTTGGCAAAACGCTGCCAGGGTGATTTCGTTAGGTGTTTTTTATTTGCCGGCATTGTTTATAGGATTATTATTTCTACAACAAAAGTGATCAAAAAAATGAAGGCCAGATGATTTGCCCTGAAGATCTTTAAAGGTGCCAGTATTACGATAAGGCTTCCTACAGTCATCCAAATCACTATCGCTATAAATGCACCTGCTGCGATACCGGAGGACCACATCAGCATTGCACAAGAAACCGATAAAAAAAACAGGCCCATTATCTTAGACATCCTGATATTGGCTCTAAGCCATCTGCTTAAAACAAAAGATCCTTCCAGCACTGCCTTTTCAGAAGCGTTGTACAAGGTATAAAACCCGATAAAAGCCATTAAGAAAACAATGGTATACATATAATATGCTGTTTTTATGGTTAATAACCAAACCCCGGACTCAGATCCGGGGTTTATAATAAGTGTTTTAAAACTAGCTACTAACTCAAATAATTAACACTTACTCTCTTTGTATCGTTGTTAGAGTTTTATACAATAGGTAGCACAATGCCATATAAACTCATAATCTGCATTCTTAAAGGTTCCCGGGGTCGTTTCATTATAAGTGGCCTCGACAGTATATATGGTTTTCCAGGGAAGTTTAAACGAAATTTCACCTTTTTCATCCGTTTCCATTTTCTTGCTCCACAGGTCGGACACATACACGACAATTTCATTTTTGATTAGCGGTTCTCCTTTAAACAATACTTGTAAGGCTACCTCCTCTCCCTTTTTAGCCGGACGAGAGCTGATATCCACTATCTCAATACCATCAGCATTGCTCCTTGCCGTATCAGCTGTTTCCCCTACTGACACCTTCGCTTTGGCATGATATTGAGGTTTGAAAATCCCGAAATCATATTGGGTATAATCCAATACGTTCATATTTTTATTATCTAATACAACGGTATAGGTTCCTGTTTGTCCGGGAATGAAAACTCCCAGGTAATGATCGTCTTTCGGAGCCACTTCCAGAGCACTTTTACTACCGTCAGGTGCGATCAGCCAAACGTTGAATTGACTTACATTTTTAAATGCCTCTCCATTTACCTTTTCTATAACTCCATATGTATATTCTCCAAAGCGGACTTTTACTTCATGCTTTTTATTTTCGGAACCGACCGGATTTGTTTCGATCCAGAGATAATGAGCGAATGTGTTGCCTGCTATCAGAAACATTAATAGTGCGATTATTTTCCTTTTCATCACGAATATTGTTTATGGTTAAAATCTGTATGCTACTGTAATCCTGCCGTTAATACCCGGTTCGCTTTGCCAGTATACATACTGACTATATGCAGAACCAGAGTACAGGTAATCGTTCAGAATATTATTTACATTTACATTTACTCTTAAATGATCGTTTTGCCAGCTCAGCCCTCCATCCAGTCTGAAATAATCAGGGAGCAAGGCTTCATTATCTGCATTCCATGCCCAGGAAGACCTGTCTATTTGGTATTGATACCCCAATGAAACTCCAAATCCATTAAGTGCACTTTCGTTTTTGAAGTTGTAGTTCAACCAACCGTTAGTCATATGCTTTGCATGACCTGCTATCCTGGTTCCCACAACATAAAACTCATTTCCTTCAGTAACTTCAACATTGGTATTTGCATAGTTAAGTACTACATTTAACTCAGGTGTTATTTCTCCTTGCAGGTCAAATTCAAAACCTTTGGATCGTACCTGGCCTACCTGAACAGAAAAATTAACATCTTCGGGGTCGGTTGCCAATATATTGTCTTTTGTAATTTGATATGCCGTAAGCCCGGCTTTCAAGCGTCCATTATAAAACGATTTTTTAATTCCTGCTTCTATGTCCTGAGCTTCTACCGGGTCAAATTTCTGACTGGTTCTGCTAATACCGTAATTCGGAGTAAACGACTGATCGAATAGGCCATAAACGGTAAGTGAAGGAAGGATATCATAGCTAATTCCTACCCTGGGGGTAAATTTCGATTCCTTACTTGAATCTCCATAAGCAAAAATATCTGCATCTGTATATCTTCCGGCTAAGGTCAGTCTTAATTTGTCGTCGAACATCCAGATTTCATCCTGTACATAAAATGCATTGTATTTGGTTCCTTGCAAGTTGGCAGCCCCTCTAACCTTTACCGGTATTGAGCGGTCGAACTCAGGCCATACTGCATTGCCATATACAGGGTTGTATATATTGAACGGTGTCTGGTCTATAGCTCCTCCCTGGTTCCAATCTGCATAGTATTCCAGATCCCTGAAATCATATCCGCCCATTATCTTATGCCTTATATTTCCGGTATTAAATTCTCCATTCATATATATCTGGGCCAATTGGTTTGTACTCAGTGCATCCCAAATACTCACCCCTCTTATCATGTCTCCGTTATCAGCCACAGACCGTGGCCAAAAACTCGCTCCTTCTGCGTTGTACTTCATATACATATGCTGAG of the Zhouia spongiae genome contains:
- a CDS encoding PepSY-associated TM helix domain-containing protein, translating into MNVKNYNIFFHLHTVSGIIISALLYVIFFAGSFSFFRDDINNWERNQGALQKESEVVNDEILLNYDEALNHVARQYNLYSSDVWFRQSHIERNVSVSVTPAKDTLVAKQSKVPGFFYLDSKNYSISNYTEQYQLGEFLYRLHFFTQIPYPYGYHLAGFVALFFLFAIVTGVLVHWKKIVSNFYVFRPKAKLKTIWTDAHTALGILGVPFQFVLAVTGAFFMIKGLLLFPGISVLYDGNANKLYQDFGYSEVPIAYNALKLEKTYSINDYVEQTEKRWEGFHATSVYIRNYGDTSMEVKVGGELLYKDQLSSSGHVVYKVETGEEIAVKDPLKETTYTDVVKNLLYRLHFGDYGGYGLRVVSFILGIITCFVIISGVLIWLVAREKKSIPEKKKRFNRRLVNVYLAVCLSMYPVTALAFIAVKLNSMAGQAYIYKFYFLTWLGMSIFFILKNDDYKTNRITLFLGSVIGFLIPFVNGAVTGNWFWIAYQKDLFSVFFIDAFWMVLSIITFLVWMKIRRKGAKL
- a CDS encoding DUF4198 domain-containing protein, with product MKRKIIALLMFLIAGNTFAHYLWIETNPVGSENKKHEVKVRFGEYTYGVIEKVNGEAFKNVSQFNVWLIAPDGSKSALEVAPKDDHYLGVFIPGQTGTYTVVLDNKNMNVLDYTQYDFGIFKPQYHAKAKVSVGETADTARSNADGIEIVDISSRPAKKGEEVALQVLFKGEPLIKNEIVVYVSDLWSKKMETDEKGEISFKLPWKTIYTVEATYNETTPGTFKNADYEFIWHCATYCIKL
- a CDS encoding TonB-dependent siderophore receptor, producing MRLFFTLCTCIGFAFTAFSQSGNIKGKVITSSGEAIPYANVWLENTQKGDVTDQNGSFEIKSIKTGSYKLIVTSVGYRKSLKQIEIAAGTLNLPDIVLTETTESLGEVVVNGKGKNDFLIKKPSTSLRLTTETMKLPQNIQIVSDALLKSQNITNMMESVTRNVSGAMMIEHWGHFARINMRGFNLPAFRNGMNVQMPWGPLSQDVSMVEQIEFVKGPAGFMLSAGEPGGFYNVVTKKPTEERINELTLSVGSFNNYRFAFDSGGKLTSNGKLKYRLNAMYEDGESHIEYDESSRYSIVPSISYSISDKTVFTTELTYQNADLIVGSAYVFAPTDPGFEAVDRNFSSIDEGAPVSNIEEYSLTSNVTHRFNDKWNISAQHMYMKYNAEGASFWPRSVADNGDMIRGVSIWDALSTNQLAQIYMNGEFNTGNIRHKIMGGYDFRDLEYYADWNQGGAIDQTPFNIYNPVYGNAVWPEFDRSIPVKVRGAANLQGTKYNAFYVQDEIWMFDDKLRLTLAGRYTDADIFAYGDSSKESKFTPRVGISYDILPSLTVYGLFDQSFTPNYGISRTSQKFDPVEAQDIEAGIKKSFYNGRLKAGLTAYQITKDNILATDPEDVNFSVQVGQVRSKGFEFDLQGEITPELNVVLNYANTNVEVTEGNEFYVVGTRIAGHAKHMTNGWLNYNFKNESALNGFGVSLGYQYQIDRSSWAWNADNEALLPDYFRLDGGLSWQNDHLRVNVNVNNILNDYLYSGSAYSQYVYWQSEPGINGRITVAYRF